A single genomic interval of Pseudomonadota bacterium harbors:
- the rdgB gene encoding RdgB/HAM1 family non-canonical purine NTP pyrophosphatase — MERLVLASGNAGKLRELTAVLAPLQIEVVPQSHFDVPTADETGTTFVENAIIKARHAARLCGLPALADDSGLLVDALGGAPGVHSARYAGPYAGDADNVARLLGALTDLPAGERTASFYCVLVLMRSETDPMPLLADGRWPGRITTTPSGDGGFGYDPVFVPDGYEQTAAQLGAEQKNRVSHRAQALASLAERMRARPGG; from the coding sequence ATGGAGCGCCTCGTACTCGCCTCCGGAAATGCCGGCAAGCTGCGAGAACTCACTGCGGTGCTTGCGCCGCTACAGATCGAAGTGGTGCCCCAATCGCACTTCGACGTGCCGACCGCTGACGAGACGGGCACGACCTTCGTCGAGAACGCCATCATCAAAGCACGCCATGCCGCACGCCTCTGCGGACTGCCCGCACTGGCTGACGACTCAGGGCTTCTGGTGGACGCACTCGGCGGCGCACCCGGCGTGCACTCGGCGCGCTACGCTGGCCCCTACGCTGGCGATGCGGATAACGTGGCACGCTTACTCGGAGCCCTAACAGACCTTCCCGCCGGCGAGCGCACGGCGAGCTTCTACTGCGTGCTGGTACTGATGCGCTCAGAAACTGACCCAATGCCCTTATTGGCTGACGGCAGGTGGCCGGGGCGGATCACGACCACTCCCAGCGGAGACGGCGGGTTTGGCTACGATCCTGTGTTCGTGCCCGATGGCTACGAGCAGACGGCCGCCCAACTCGGCGCAGAGCAGAAGAATCGTGTCAGTCATCGTGCCCAAGCACTCGCCAGCCTGGCCGAGCGAATGCGGGCAAGGCCAGGCGGCTGA
- a CDS encoding penicillin-binding protein 1A encodes MKPVVKLLSVLLSLTFAGGAFALLAAAAAYMFVAESLPDVDTLKSVQLEAPMRVYSRDGLLIGEFGEKRRIPVSYEQLPQQVIDAFVAAEDDRFFEHPGVDYQGLARAVLVLARTGRGSQGGSTITMQVARNYLLTLRHSYVRKVREIFIALNMERVLSKQEILTLYLNKIFFGQRAYGVAAAAEVYFGKQLHELRLDEIAILAGIPKAPSDLNPVSNPDRSRSRRDYVLRRMRELGYIGAQAHELALAQPISASIHGPRVEGEAAYLAELARAEMVERYGERVYGSGLRVVTTLDSERQEAAVAAVRDALLQYDRRHGYRGPVDLRDLEEVGRTPEQLDAMLGEYPDLPLHELAVVTDVDEARALVHVIARSPGQVPLDGVKWARDYIDESRAGGTPARVGDVLAVGQVIYVQPMEAADAGQATQADSPTPDDPGLAPVPVLWKLGQAPAVQGALVSLDPRDGAVSAMVGGYDFRLSKFNRVSQAKRQPGSSFKPFVYSAALENGFTAASVLPDAPVVYDDPGMEEAWRPENYEREFRGPMRLREALVASRNLVSIRLLREVGIRQAIAHIGEFGFDPKELPASLSLALGSASLTPLQVATGYAVLANGGFAVSPYLVDRVESANGEVLFEATPRIACLPCERALELGALDAADGASAAADADRGVVARLASLDSDVATATTSASDMLPAEWPSADVACSRVEGFTGGYPIASMAPRVVSPQNVYIITDMMRDVVRRGTGRAAYRRLQRNDLAGKTGTTNEQRDAWFSGFNADLTATVWVGFDEFTRLGRGEVGGRAALPAWTDYMESVLTGRAEHSLSEPYGLVRVKIRPDTGELARAGESGWVQEIFRQGNAPEAALDEQVPSFFNDTGDGDAEDEPIF; translated from the coding sequence ATGAAGCCTGTCGTAAAGCTCCTCTCCGTCCTGCTCTCCCTCACCTTCGCTGGCGGCGCCTTCGCCCTGCTGGCCGCGGCGGCGGCCTACATGTTTGTGGCCGAGTCGCTGCCGGACGTGGATACGCTGAAGAGCGTGCAGCTGGAGGCGCCGATGCGGGTCTACTCCCGCGACGGCCTGCTGATCGGCGAATTCGGCGAAAAGCGGCGCATTCCGGTGTCCTACGAGCAGCTGCCTCAGCAGGTGATCGACGCCTTCGTGGCGGCGGAGGACGACCGCTTTTTCGAACACCCCGGGGTTGACTACCAGGGGCTCGCGCGGGCGGTGCTGGTGCTGGCGCGCACGGGGCGGGGCAGCCAGGGCGGCAGCACCATTACGATGCAGGTGGCGCGCAACTATCTGCTGACCCTTCGCCACTCCTACGTGCGCAAAGTGCGCGAGATTTTCATCGCTCTGAACATGGAACGCGTGCTCAGCAAGCAAGAGATCCTCACGCTCTACCTGAACAAGATCTTCTTCGGCCAGCGAGCCTACGGCGTGGCGGCAGCCGCCGAGGTGTACTTCGGCAAGCAGCTGCACGAGCTGCGACTCGATGAGATCGCCATTCTGGCTGGCATCCCCAAAGCGCCCTCCGACCTGAACCCGGTCAGCAATCCCGATCGCTCTAGGAGCCGGCGCGACTACGTGCTGCGCCGGATGCGCGAGCTGGGCTACATCGGTGCGCAAGCGCACGAGCTGGCGCTGGCGCAGCCGATTAGCGCGTCCATCCACGGGCCGCGGGTAGAAGGCGAGGCGGCCTACCTGGCAGAGCTGGCCCGGGCGGAGATGGTGGAGCGGTACGGCGAGCGTGTGTACGGCAGTGGCCTGCGCGTCGTCACCACCTTAGATTCCGAGCGCCAGGAAGCGGCGGTGGCAGCCGTTCGCGACGCGTTGTTGCAGTACGACCGTCGCCACGGGTACCGCGGTCCGGTGGATCTGCGCGACCTGGAAGAGGTCGGTCGGACGCCTGAGCAGCTCGACGCGATGCTCGGCGAATACCCTGACCTGCCCTTGCACGAGCTCGCCGTGGTGACGGATGTCGACGAGGCCCGGGCACTCGTGCACGTGATTGCGCGGTCGCCGGGGCAGGTGCCGCTCGACGGCGTAAAGTGGGCCCGTGATTACATCGATGAGTCTCGCGCGGGCGGCACGCCGGCCCGTGTAGGGGACGTGCTCGCCGTCGGCCAGGTCATCTACGTGCAACCGATGGAGGCCGCCGACGCTGGGCAAGCCACGCAGGCGGACTCCCCAACGCCCGACGACCCTGGATTAGCGCCGGTACCCGTGCTGTGGAAGCTCGGTCAAGCGCCGGCGGTTCAAGGTGCCCTTGTTTCCCTCGATCCTCGCGACGGTGCGGTGTCGGCCATGGTTGGCGGTTACGACTTCCGTCTGAGCAAGTTTAACCGCGTGAGTCAGGCCAAGCGCCAGCCGGGATCATCATTCAAACCCTTCGTCTACTCGGCCGCCCTGGAAAACGGCTTCACTGCCGCCAGCGTGCTGCCGGACGCGCCGGTGGTCTACGACGACCCGGGCATGGAAGAGGCTTGGCGCCCGGAGAACTACGAGCGAGAGTTCCGCGGCCCCATGCGCCTGCGTGAGGCGCTGGTAGCCTCGCGGAACTTGGTGTCGATTCGCCTGCTCCGCGAGGTCGGGATTCGCCAGGCCATCGCCCACATCGGCGAGTTCGGTTTCGATCCCAAGGAGCTGCCGGCGAGCCTTTCCCTAGCGCTTGGTAGCGCGAGCCTCACGCCTCTGCAGGTGGCCACCGGTTACGCCGTGTTGGCTAACGGAGGCTTTGCGGTGAGCCCCTATCTGGTCGACCGGGTAGAAAGTGCCAATGGCGAGGTGCTGTTCGAGGCGACTCCGAGGATCGCATGCTTGCCTTGCGAGCGTGCCCTGGAGCTGGGAGCCCTCGATGCGGCGGACGGCGCTTCGGCGGCTGCCGACGCCGACCGTGGCGTAGTCGCTCGCCTGGCGTCCTTGGACTCCGATGTGGCAACGGCGACGACCTCGGCGAGTGACATGCTTCCGGCCGAGTGGCCGAGCGCCGATGTGGCCTGCAGCCGCGTAGAAGGTTTCACCGGTGGCTATCCCATCGCTAGCATGGCGCCGCGCGTTGTGTCCCCGCAAAACGTCTACATCATCACCGACATGATGCGCGACGTGGTGCGCCGGGGCACTGGGCGTGCGGCCTACCGCCGCCTGCAGCGCAACGATCTGGCAGGCAAGACGGGAACCACCAACGAGCAGCGTGACGCGTGGTTCAGCGGTTTCAACGCTGACCTTACGGCGACGGTCTGGGTGGGCTTCGATGAGTTCACGCGCCTCGGGCGCGGCGAGGTGGGCGGCCGTGCGGCCCTGCCGGCGTGGACGGACTACATGGAGTCCGTGCTGACAGGGCGGGCAGAGCATTCGCTATCCGAGCCCTACGGGTTAGTGCGGGTCAAGATCCGTCCGGACACGGGCGAGTTAGCCCGAGCTGGAGAGAGCGGCTGGGTCCAGGAGATCTTCCGCCAGGGCAACGCGCCGGAGGCGGCCCTGGATGAGCAAGTTCCCTCCTTCTTTAACGATACAGGCGATGGCGACGCGGAAGACGAACCGATCTTCTAG
- the hemW gene encoding radical SAM family heme chaperone HemW yields MHIPWCVRKCPYCDFNSHHLRGELPATEYVDALLDDLRLDLEQAPWPGGNLTSIFIGGGTPSLLPANELGRLLDGIARTLPCPEQMEITLEVNPGTVERGTFSELRAAGINRVSLGIQSFHEGHLRDLGRIHDAQQADRAIREAQAHFDRINLDVMYALPRQTLDGCLEDLARAIDYGTEHLSHYELTIEPNTVFARYEPAGLPEEDLAGDMREASEARLERAGLRAYEVSAYACRDDARARHNLNYWSFGDYLAIGAGAHSKRSNLDEHSHRVSSITRTRKARSPRSYLTAAKTPQRVAHSETILGQALAGEFMLNALRLVGGFSEEIFEKRVGVSRELIRPRLEAAAVDGLMRQPVDGHWQPTSRGRAFLNDLQSRFID; encoded by the coding sequence GTGCACATCCCATGGTGCGTGCGCAAATGCCCGTACTGCGACTTCAACTCCCACCATCTGCGCGGCGAACTACCCGCCACGGAGTACGTCGATGCACTCCTCGACGACCTTCGACTCGACCTAGAGCAGGCTCCCTGGCCAGGGGGAAACCTAACGAGTATCTTCATCGGTGGTGGAACACCGAGCCTGCTGCCCGCAAACGAGCTCGGCCGCCTTTTGGACGGCATCGCGCGCACGTTGCCCTGCCCCGAGCAAATGGAGATCACCCTAGAGGTCAATCCGGGGACCGTTGAACGCGGCACCTTTTCCGAGTTGCGTGCGGCAGGCATCAATCGCGTATCACTAGGAATTCAGTCTTTCCACGAAGGACACCTGCGCGACCTAGGGCGCATTCACGACGCGCAACAGGCCGATCGCGCGATTCGCGAGGCACAGGCTCACTTCGACCGCATCAATCTCGACGTGATGTACGCACTCCCCAGGCAAACTCTCGACGGCTGTCTAGAAGACCTTGCGCGAGCAATCGACTACGGGACTGAACACCTATCGCACTATGAGCTAACGATCGAGCCGAATACGGTGTTCGCACGCTACGAGCCAGCCGGGCTGCCCGAAGAAGACCTCGCAGGCGATATGCGTGAGGCCAGCGAAGCACGACTCGAGCGCGCCGGATTGCGCGCCTACGAGGTATCCGCCTACGCATGCCGAGACGACGCCCGCGCGCGCCACAACCTCAACTACTGGAGCTTCGGTGATTACCTGGCCATAGGCGCGGGCGCCCACAGCAAGCGCTCCAACCTCGATGAGCACTCCCATCGAGTCAGCAGTATCACCCGCACGCGCAAGGCGCGAAGCCCCCGCAGCTACCTGACGGCGGCGAAAACACCGCAGCGAGTGGCGCATTCAGAGACCATCCTGGGGCAAGCGCTCGCCGGAGAATTCATGCTCAACGCCCTTCGCTTGGTAGGCGGTTTCTCCGAGGAGATCTTCGAGAAGCGCGTCGGCGTTTCCCGGGAGCTGATCCGTCCGCGTCTGGAAGCCGCCGCGGTGGATGGCCTAATGCGTCAACCGGTTGACGGCCACTGGCAGCCAACCAGCCGCGGGCGCGCCTTCTTGAACGACCTACAAAGCCGATTTATCGATTGA
- a CDS encoding protein phosphatase 2C domain-containing protein: MRIQSAKTSHPGERETNQDRVAIVAEQDCVLLAVLDGMGGHADGEKAAQVAIDTIVDAFRSSPRPLVDPMGFLRLAINDAHDAVVTLGKSLPMASKPRATCAACLIQEGEACWAHVGDSRIYLLRGDRVLQRTRDHSHVELLRREGLISEEDMHTHPMRNYVEFCLGGEPEYPGMDVSPVRKLEPGDRILLCSDGLWGGLKETEVAALGAKESDDLQQQLEALATIAVAANSPYADNTTAAVVRLLSS; the protein is encoded by the coding sequence TTGCGAATTCAATCCGCGAAGACCAGCCACCCCGGTGAGCGCGAGACCAACCAGGACCGCGTCGCCATCGTCGCGGAGCAGGATTGCGTCCTGCTCGCCGTGCTCGACGGCATGGGGGGTCACGCGGACGGCGAGAAGGCGGCTCAGGTCGCCATCGATACGATCGTCGATGCCTTTCGTTCCAGCCCACGTCCCCTGGTCGACCCCATGGGCTTTCTGCGCCTCGCCATCAACGATGCACACGATGCGGTGGTCACCCTGGGCAAGTCGCTGCCCATGGCGTCCAAGCCGCGTGCTACCTGCGCCGCCTGCCTGATCCAAGAGGGCGAAGCGTGCTGGGCCCACGTGGGCGATAGTCGCATTTACCTGTTGCGTGGCGATCGTGTACTCCAGCGCACGCGCGACCACAGCCACGTGGAGCTGCTGCGCCGCGAGGGCTTGATCTCCGAAGAAGACATGCATACCCATCCCATGCGCAACTACGTCGAATTCTGCCTAGGGGGAGAACCTGAGTATCCAGGCATGGACGTCTCGCCCGTGCGCAAGCTGGAACCCGGCGACCGGATCCTGCTCTGTTCCGATGGCCTGTGGGGTGGACTGAAGGAGACCGAGGTGGCTGCGCTTGGAGCGAAGGAGTCTGATGACCTGCAGCAGCAGCTAGAGGCGCTGGCGACGATCGCCGTCGCTGCCAACTCTCCATACGCCGACAACACGACCGCGGCAGTGGTACGTTTGCTCTCTAGCTAG
- the rph gene encoding ribonuclease PH has protein sequence MRPSGRALDQLREVTFERGFTRHAEGSVRVRFGDTHVLCTASVEERVPPFRRGSGSGWLTAEYAMLPRATTTRSARETRGQGGRTKEIQRLIGRSLRAACDLSALGERTITVDCDVLQADGGTRCASICGGYVALADAIDGLIRAGALKESPLHGNLAAVSVGIYQGQAVLDLDYAEDSQAETDMNVVMNDAGAFIEVQGTAEGHAFRREELDQMLNLASFGCQVLIGLQRTALATD, from the coding sequence ATGCGCCCAAGCGGCCGAGCGCTGGATCAACTTCGCGAAGTCACTTTCGAACGCGGCTTCACCCGACACGCCGAGGGTTCGGTGCGGGTGCGCTTCGGCGATACGCACGTGCTCTGCACCGCTAGCGTGGAAGAGCGCGTGCCGCCCTTCCGTCGGGGTAGCGGCAGCGGATGGCTGACTGCCGAGTACGCCATGCTGCCCCGCGCCACTACGACCCGCAGCGCTCGCGAGACACGTGGCCAGGGCGGGCGCACCAAGGAGATACAACGCCTCATCGGTCGCTCCTTGCGCGCGGCCTGTGATCTAAGCGCCCTGGGCGAGCGTACGATCACTGTCGACTGCGACGTCCTGCAGGCCGATGGTGGCACCCGCTGCGCCTCCATCTGCGGCGGCTACGTGGCCCTCGCGGATGCCATCGACGGCCTGATCCGCGCCGGCGCCCTGAAGGAAAGCCCGCTGCATGGCAATCTGGCGGCGGTTTCCGTAGGCATCTACCAGGGTCAGGCCGTGCTCGATCTCGACTACGCAGAAGACAGCCAAGCCGAGACCGATATGAACGTGGTCATGAACGACGCCGGCGCCTTCATAGAAGTACAGGGCACGGCCGAGGGGCACGCGTTTCGGCGCGAGGAACTCGATCAAATGCTCAACTTGGCGTCCTTCGGCTGCCAAGTACTGATAGGTCTTCAGCGCACGGCGCTGGCGACCGACTGA
- the rpoZ gene encoding DNA-directed RNA polymerase subunit omega: MARITVEDCLGSVDNRFELVLVASKRARKLANGAEPFVEIENDKPTVVALREIALGYVGPEILAEQEVVEPDPVEAEALAAQESADVPAQQPDPEA, encoded by the coding sequence ATGGCCAGAATAACCGTCGAGGATTGCCTGGGAAGCGTCGACAACCGCTTCGAACTCGTGCTCGTGGCGTCAAAGCGCGCCCGCAAGCTCGCTAATGGCGCCGAGCCGTTCGTCGAGATCGAGAACGACAAACCCACGGTGGTCGCCTTGCGTGAGATCGCACTTGGCTACGTGGGGCCAGAGATTCTGGCCGAGCAAGAGGTGGTGGAGCCCGATCCGGTGGAAGCCGAAGCGCTCGCCGCGCAGGAATCCGCCGATGTCCCGGCCCAGCAGCCAGACCCCGAGGCGTAG
- a CDS encoding pilus assembly protein PilM — protein MAKLTLFGNTVRPLLGLDITTSSVKLLELSDAGGTYRVDAYAAEPTPVNAVNEKSVIDVDAVGEAIRRAVRRAGAKAKEAAVAISGDAAITKVIQMPASLSEADLEDQISLQADQYIPFPLEEVSFDFEVLGRNEDTGMSDVLLVATRSENVEQRQAAVEAAGLKARLVDVEAFALENACQLMRHQMPDEGVGKSVAVVDFGASSTTFSVLTNLSVDYTRDFAFGGQQLTEEIMRTYGVSMGEAGRLKKEGGLPSNYGPEVLEPFIDDMSQQVSRSLQFYLASGSNREQPDQIVVCGGCANIPGAAELIQSKVGIPTVKGDPLGTLKVSSRAKAAGVTTDATALLTACGLALRSFD, from the coding sequence ATGGCAAAACTGACGCTGTTCGGCAACACAGTAAGGCCTCTTCTGGGCCTTGACATAACGACCTCCTCCGTGAAGCTCCTTGAGCTGTCGGACGCTGGGGGCACCTATCGCGTTGACGCGTACGCCGCCGAGCCGACGCCCGTCAACGCGGTGAACGAGAAAAGCGTGATCGACGTTGACGCGGTCGGCGAGGCGATTAGACGAGCGGTCCGCCGCGCTGGCGCGAAGGCCAAGGAGGCAGCCGTCGCGATCAGCGGCGATGCTGCTATTACCAAGGTCATCCAGATGCCTGCGTCCTTGAGCGAGGCCGACCTCGAGGACCAGATCAGCTTGCAAGCCGATCAGTACATCCCGTTCCCCTTGGAAGAGGTTAGCTTCGATTTCGAAGTGTTGGGCAGGAATGAGGACACCGGCATGTCCGACGTGCTCCTCGTGGCTACACGCTCTGAGAACGTGGAGCAGCGCCAAGCCGCGGTGGAGGCTGCTGGCTTGAAGGCTCGCCTCGTCGACGTGGAAGCCTTCGCGCTCGAAAACGCTTGCCAGCTGATGCGTCACCAGATGCCCGATGAGGGCGTCGGTAAGTCCGTCGCGGTAGTCGACTTCGGCGCCAGCAGCACCACCTTCAGCGTGCTCACTAACCTCAGCGTGGACTACACACGCGACTTCGCCTTCGGCGGCCAACAGCTCACCGAAGAGATCATGCGAACCTACGGCGTATCGATGGGCGAAGCCGGCCGCCTCAAGAAAGAAGGCGGATTGCCGAGCAACTACGGGCCGGAAGTCCTTGAGCCGTTCATCGACGACATGTCCCAGCAGGTAAGCCGCTCACTACAGTTTTATCTGGCGTCCGGCTCGAACCGCGAGCAACCTGATCAAATCGTCGTCTGCGGCGGCTGCGCCAACATCCCCGGGGCGGCAGAACTGATTCAGAGCAAGGTGGGCATCCCTACGGTGAAGGGCGACCCGCTCGGTACCCTGAAGGTGTCCTCGCGCGCCAAAGCCGCGGGCGTGACCACCGACGCCACGGCCCTACTCACGGCGTGCGGCCTGGCCCTGCGCAGCTTCGACTAA
- a CDS encoding type 4a pilus biogenesis protein PilO: MNFLEQLRNLDINDIGRWPLVFRGIFIILIFVGVTAGGMYYFVVKSKVEELEKVQGREQSLRQRFEAKQRLAANFDAYKVQLGQMEQEFGTMLRQLPGQTEVPNLLTDISQTGLAAGLEEELFQPSQEIERDFYAELPIRIRLNGSYHEFGQFVSGIASLPRIVTLHNITIKPTGSGRGSRRNDDLPASVIGNSLELDITAKTYRYLDDEDESTGQ; this comes from the coding sequence ATGAATTTCTTGGAGCAGCTTCGCAACCTAGACATCAACGACATCGGCCGCTGGCCCCTCGTCTTCCGTGGCATCTTCATCATCTTGATCTTCGTCGGCGTCACCGCCGGCGGCATGTACTACTTCGTGGTCAAGTCGAAGGTGGAAGAACTTGAGAAGGTGCAGGGCCGAGAGCAGTCCCTACGTCAACGCTTCGAAGCCAAGCAGCGCCTGGCGGCCAACTTCGATGCCTACAAGGTACAGCTCGGCCAGATGGAGCAGGAGTTCGGCACCATGCTGCGCCAGCTCCCAGGGCAGACCGAGGTGCCGAACCTACTGACAGACATCTCGCAGACCGGCCTCGCCGCTGGCCTGGAGGAAGAGCTCTTCCAGCCGAGCCAGGAGATCGAGCGAGACTTCTACGCAGAGCTGCCGATCCGCATCCGACTAAACGGTAGCTACCACGAGTTCGGTCAGTTCGTGAGCGGCATCGCTTCGTTGCCGCGCATCGTGACCTTGCACAACATCACGATCAAACCTACTGGATCCGGTAGGGGCAGTCGACGCAACGACGACCTGCCCGCGTCGGTGATCGGAAACAGCCTTGAGCTCGACATCACCGCCAAGACCTATCGCTATCTGGACGACGAAGATGAGAGTACGGGCCAGTGA
- a CDS encoding YicC/YloC family endoribonuclease, with translation MTSKPAPKPLRGMTGYARRELRGEGLGIAWELRSLNHRYLDLSLRMPEEFRSLEAKTRALLGESLHRGKVEASLRLISVDAAGAQRLELDQHLLKQLLGAVGEVRRQVADPGAVDPMNVLAWPGVLASPAPDLAPLVAKAEGLLRDTLGDLLAARQREGERIRELLEERAGAIGEQAAAVREQAPAVRHALRARLERRLVNLNIEFDDGRLEQELALGLTRIDVDEELDRLQGHLEDLRHVLAEGGPVGRRLDFLMQEFNREANTLGSKAQDTHGTRAAVELKVLIEQMREQVQNLE, from the coding sequence GTGACCAGTAAACCCGCTCCCAAGCCCCTTCGTGGCATGACCGGCTACGCGCGACGGGAACTCCGTGGCGAGGGGCTGGGTATCGCCTGGGAGCTCCGTTCGCTAAACCACCGCTACCTCGATCTCTCTTTGCGCATGCCCGAGGAGTTTCGCTCCCTAGAGGCGAAGACCAGGGCGCTCCTCGGCGAGTCGCTGCATCGTGGCAAGGTCGAGGCGTCCCTGCGCCTGATCTCGGTCGACGCTGCCGGCGCGCAGCGTCTGGAGCTCGACCAGCACCTGCTCAAGCAGTTGCTGGGGGCTGTCGGTGAGGTGCGTCGCCAGGTCGCCGATCCCGGCGCAGTAGACCCCATGAACGTGCTCGCTTGGCCAGGCGTGCTCGCGAGTCCTGCGCCCGATCTGGCACCGCTGGTGGCCAAGGCCGAGGGCTTGCTGCGCGACACGCTCGGCGATTTGCTCGCGGCGCGCCAGCGCGAGGGTGAACGGATTCGTGAACTGCTGGAGGAGCGGGCGGGTGCTATCGGTGAGCAGGCCGCTGCGGTGCGCGAACAAGCACCAGCTGTCCGCCATGCTCTGCGCGCGCGCCTGGAGCGACGTTTGGTGAACCTGAACATCGAGTTCGACGACGGCCGCTTGGAGCAGGAGTTGGCGTTGGGGCTGACCCGTATCGACGTGGACGAGGAGCTCGATCGCCTGCAGGGCCACCTCGAGGATTTACGTCACGTGTTGGCCGAAGGGGGCCCCGTAGGGCGACGCCTGGACTTTCTCATGCAGGAGTTCAACCGTGAAGCGAACACCCTTGGCTCCAAAGCCCAAGACACGCACGGCACACGCGCCGCTGTGGAGTTGAAGGTTTTGATCGAGCAAATGCGTGAGCAGGTGCAGAACCTTGAGTGA
- the gmk gene encoding guanylate kinase, protein MSDSAAPPGALFVISAPSGAGKTSLVKALIERHPNACAAVSYTTRAQRPREVHGRDYFFVSADEFSQLRQANEFLEWAEVFGNHYGTSRTQVESLVREGHRVILEIDWQGARQVRQQMPESRLVFILPPSREELERRLRSRATDDESVIARRLSEAEGDMGHWAEFDYVIVNDDFERAVTELCDVLDGRGSSLRTDPSQPPSPAGHKAG, encoded by the coding sequence TTGAGTGATTCCGCGGCGCCGCCAGGTGCCTTGTTCGTGATCTCGGCGCCGTCAGGTGCGGGCAAGACCAGCTTGGTGAAGGCGCTGATCGAGCGCCATCCAAACGCCTGCGCGGCTGTTTCCTACACCACACGAGCGCAACGTCCTCGTGAGGTGCATGGCAGGGATTACTTTTTCGTCTCCGCGGATGAGTTCTCCCAGCTGCGCCAGGCCAACGAGTTTTTGGAATGGGCCGAGGTGTTCGGCAATCACTATGGCACCAGCCGCACGCAGGTGGAGTCGTTGGTGCGCGAGGGGCATCGCGTCATCCTGGAGATCGACTGGCAGGGCGCGCGCCAAGTGCGCCAGCAGATGCCGGAGAGTCGTCTCGTGTTCATCTTGCCCCCGTCGCGGGAGGAGCTGGAGCGGCGCCTGCGCAGCCGAGCGACCGACGATGAGTCGGTGATCGCCCGTCGCCTGAGCGAGGCGGAGGGCGACATGGGGCACTGGGCCGAGTTCGACTACGTCATTGTCAACGACGATTTCGAGCGTGCGGTGACGGAGCTTTGTGACGTGCTGGACGGCAGGGGCAGTTCGCTGCGCACGGATCCTTCCCAACCGCCGTCACCTGCGGGCCACAAAGCTGGCTGA
- a CDS encoding PilN domain-containing protein: MPRINLLPWREELRQERQKNFGIAAGVAVALGAFVVWYAATTYQARIDHQRDRNKYLNTQIAELDKQIEEIRALEDLRDRLIARMGIIDELQRSRPVMVHLFDELVRTLPEGVYLESVQQNSKRILIKGVAQSSTRVSNYMRDLDTSPWFKDAGLNILEKRGESIEFTIFVSQGAPETETPDEAAS, translated from the coding sequence ATGCCTCGCATTAACCTACTGCCCTGGCGCGAAGAGCTCCGACAAGAACGGCAGAAGAACTTCGGCATCGCCGCTGGCGTGGCCGTGGCGCTAGGCGCCTTCGTGGTGTGGTACGCCGCCACCACCTACCAGGCTCGCATCGACCACCAGCGCGACCGAAACAAGTACCTCAACACCCAGATCGCCGAGCTGGACAAGCAAATCGAGGAAATCCGCGCCCTGGAGGACCTCCGCGATCGGCTAATCGCCCGCATGGGCATCATCGATGAGCTGCAGCGCAGCCGCCCCGTGATGGTGCACTTGTTCGATGAGCTAGTGCGCACGCTACCCGAAGGGGTCTACCTGGAGAGCGTGCAGCAGAACAGCAAGCGAATCTTGATCAAGGGCGTCGCCCAGTCCTCTACGCGCGTATCCAACTACATGCGCGACCTGGACACCTCTCCGTGGTTCAAGGACGCCGGTCTGAACATCCTGGAGAAGCGCGGCGAGTCGATTGAGTTCACGATCTTCGTGAGCCAGGGCGCCCCCGAGACGGAAACGCCCGACGAGGCAGCCTCATGA